The following proteins are co-located in the Pan troglodytes isolate AG18354 chromosome 5, NHGRI_mPanTro3-v2.0_pri, whole genome shotgun sequence genome:
- the GJB7 gene encoding gap junction beta-7 protein, with protein MSWMFLRDLLSGVNKYSTGIGWIWLAVVFVFRLLVYMVAAEHVWKDEQKEFECNSRQPGCKNVCFDDFFPISQVRLWALQLIMVSTPSLLVVLHVAYHEGREKMHRKKLYVSPGTMDGGLWYAYLISLIVKTGFEIGFLVLFYKLYDGFSVPYLIKCDLKPCPNTVDCFISKPTEKTIFILFLVITSCLCIVLNFIELSFLVLKCFIKCCLQKYLKKPQVLSV; from the coding sequence ATGAGTTGGATGTTCCTCAGAGATCTCCTGAGTGGAGTAAATAAATACTCCACTGGGATTGGATGGATTTGGCTGGCTGTCGTGTTTGTCTTCCGTTTGCTGGTCTACATGGTGGCAGCAGAGCACGTGTGGAAAGATGAGCAGAAAGAGTTTGAGTGCAACAGTAGACAGCCCGGTTGCAAAAATGTGTGTTTTGATGACTTCTTCCCCATTTCCCAAGTCAGACTTTGGGCCTTACAACTGATCATGGTCTCCACACCTTCACTTCTGGTGGTTTTACATGTAGCCTATCATGAGGGTAGAGAGAAAATGCACAGAAAGAAACTCTATGTCAGCCCAGGTACAATGGATGGGGGCCTATGGTACGCTTATCTTATCAGCCTCATTGTTAAAACTGGTTTTGAAATTGgcttccttgttttattttataagctATATGATGGCTTTAGTGTTCCCTACCTTATAAAGTGTGATTTGAAGCCTTGTCCCAACACTGTGGACTGCTTCATCTCCAAACCCACTGAGAAGACGATCTTCATCCTCTTCTTGGTCATCACCTCATGCTTGTGTATTGTGTTGAATTTCATTGAACTGAGTTTTTTGGTTCTCAAGTGCTTTATTAAGTGCTGtctccaaaaatatttaaaaaaacctcAAGTCCTCAGTGTGTGA